The nucleotide sequence GGTCACACTTCACATGTCAGTGCTCATGGCACAGCAGTTGTCATGGAGCCGCTTGTAGTTTTACCGTAATGAATCATATAGCATGCATTGTGTGCAACATGGACAGTGTCATGTCAAGTGTCACCGCAGCTTACAGAGAGGCAATATGCATTCAGGTATCAGCATTTGCTCTTTGTGTACATCTCAGAGTACAAACGTTGCTAAAAAGTTGCATTATTCTGTAGTGAACCACTTTACAAACGTGTTTGTCGTCCACAGTTGCCAATGGAGTCtttaaaacagtaacaaaaaagtCCTACCCCGTGTTCTTGCAATTCATGAACCTTACGTGGCGATGGGACTCGTCCACAGTCTCGAACTCAGCGGCGCGCGGGCTTCGGGTTCTCGTTACGCACCCGTTACACGTAGGCGGAGTCACTGGACTGAGTGCGGCCGAAATTGGGCATACTCATCCGGGGCAAATCCTTGTTCCGGATCTCGTAGATGGACTTCCTGCGGGCCCTCACGCCCCTCACAGCCGTTTTGATCTTCCTCCAGCCCAAGTGATTGAGCTCGGCCAGATTGAGGACCACGCAAAAGCCACTGACCGCGAACATGAAGACGAGGAATACGGTTTTCTCCGTGGGTCTGGACACGTAGCACTCCACCTCCTTGATGCATGGGTATCGATCGCACTCGTACACGGCGGGCACGTTGAATCCGTACAAGAAATACTGGCCCACCAGAAAGCCGATTTCCAGAGCGTTTCTGAACACCACCTGAATGATGTAAAACCTGGAAATGCCCTCCTGCCGCCGCATTTTGGACTTGCCCGGTTTCTTGCCCGAGCTGTCCATTTCTTTGGCCTCCAGACAGTCGGGCTCGGCTTCTTTGGTGGAGTTCTCCGTGTTCTGCAGTACTCCGTTCATGATGGTGTTCTTGATCTTTTGGTTCTTGGCCTCCTCTCGTTTCAGGGAATCCTGCTCCTTATTATCCAGAGAGAGGAGGACGGTTGCGGTGGAGTAACGTCGCTCCTTTTGCTTGGCCGACTGATGGACAGAGTATGTGATGAAGCAGAGACTCGGCGTGCAGACCATTATGATCTGGAAAACCCAATATCTGATGTGAGATATGGGGAACGCTTTGTCATAGCATGCCTGGATGCAGCCCGGCTGCAAGGCGTTACAGACAAACATGGTCTGCTCATCATCATACACGGTCTCTCCCACTATAGCTACAATTAGGATCCGGAAGATCACCACCACAGTGAGCAGGATCCTAAAGAACAagcacacagaaaaataaatgtgtcaatATACGAGTTTGAGCTGCAGGGAGCTGTCCGGTGCTGAAACCGGGCTGCGCTTCATTTCGCTCTCACTGAATGCTGCATATGGATTATGCAGATAGCCCTTGGTATGTCATGTTTGATACTGTACTTTAGCGAATTTGAGCATGGCGTTTCACAAAGCATCACACCTCCCTGCATTgctttaaatgaaatacaaaacaaacacaaataaataggTAAAGTTCACTAATAAGGGTAGAATGATGCCCAGTGCTGAAAATGTGGTGCATTTTCAACCactgaatgcttttattttagtttcacttAAAACAAGAtgctttatattttacatatacagaCACTAAGTAATTGGCACATGTTTTCCTGCATTTCTATTGTATATTAGTGAGAGTTACTGCGCACAGTTGGCAAAAAGCATCACTTTGCCTCAAAAGGTGgctttaaataaagcaataaaacaaactaataaaaataaatgtataagtgGCAGGTTTACTATTGATAGTGGGTTATTAGGGAGCTGAATAAATACAGGTGGGTTCGCAACCAATGAATGATGCATTTCAGTCACCTTTCACTGTGGTCCAATAACGCGATATTTTACAAATGCgttgtatatatgtgtttttgattttgttttataatctACGGTATTTGAAGAACGTGTAATAGGCGGtaacgccttttttttttttttttttttttgtgcacaccTGGCAACAAGCATCCCTCTGCGTTCAAACGTGGCTTTAAATgaagcaaaaatattaaaatgcataagaaaaaataaagctgtCAATATAAGGCCAGTTCAGTGTCGTTTAAACTAAAGGGTGCTGTCCAGTGCTGAAACCAGTCGCCTTCACAACGATTGCATTCAgttgcattatatttttcatgtttactaCGCAAACATTTTTTGCTAGGTCATGTTGGTTTTTTATCCTTATGGTGTGTTCTGTATTTTAAAGGGTGAAATGGGCGACTACGCCTGTTTGCAAAGATAAAAACGTATTTTCCCCCCAAAACGAGCTGAATCTCGGCGTCAGATGCACTGACATTAGCTCTTACCTTCCGATCATAGTGGAGTGCTGCTGGACAGCAGCCTCCAAGAGCCTCTCTAGTATGGTCCATTCCCCCATCGCTGCTCATCCGCAGACTCTGCTCCAAATCCAGGGAAAAACGTGAATATTTCTTCTTACTGTCCGCCGTTATGAGCTGCGCCAGCTGTGGCAGTGCTGATGCTGGAAGATGCCACACTTCTCCTCGTCTTCGAGTCTGGAGTGGAGTCATGTGAGCCCTCCTATCTTCGATCTCCACATCAGATTGATGGTGTGGGTGGAGGGCGGCGGGCTTTAATATGGCATCAGTGCTGTGGAGAGCCCTGCTGCGTCATATGTGGCTTTATCTCGAGCTGCCAAAACGCGCTGATTTCATATGTGTGATGATGTTCATACTCTGGGAATGAAGCCGGATTCGGTCCGGTGATGATGACCTCGTGTCATGGTTAAGGAGGGCAGAGGTGACCtccacctttttatttatttgagggaCTTGAGGCTCATACTTGTTGCTGTGTATTTTGAAAGACGACACAGCTGTTGGAGCGCAAATGTCCTTGAGTACAGAGAGGACCTTTAGCTCCGCCCTGTTCACATGAAGCAGCAGTGTAAAACAGCGCTGGTGCTCTGGACACAGTGAGGTGAAAGTGTCAGCTGATTCTCTGTTTAAGTAAAGACACTTTTGGCCCCGCCCATCGAACGCCCATAGACATGCGCAGTTACACCAAACCATCTTTTTTGCAGTTTGACTATTTTAAGGGACTACAGTGTCCCCGAAGATATTTGTTCCTTTTGACAACCACGCAGTCACAATATTTTATGTCTTCATTTTTAACACTTTATCAATTATCACCTCATGTCTTGATAGCATACTTGATATCTTTAAAATAGATGCCAtttgcattgatttattttttaattgtggtgTAATAGCATCTGCTAAATATGTTGTATTGGTAGCTTTTgagattaagatattttaaatgacctTACTTCAAAATACTATTCTGGCAGTTTCATTCATGTATTGAGTGATTTTAGCAGGAAAGATGTAGACACCATATTACCTGATTGAAACAGGTTCAAGCGAAGTCTGCAAATACAAGTGACACAGCAAATGGCACAgcaaaaaaacaactgttttcctAAAACTCTCccaatataaacacaaacacctaTTCCTGCTCCAAACGCACACTGTTGGCTGAACAACATTGATTTCATTCTCAATGCCAATAATGCATAAAGtgtgcataaagaaaaaataaataaaatctttgtaCAAAGCTGGCAAAACTAGACCAGTCCATGAAGACTGGAGATTACATTCTtccttgataaaataaaaatgtcaggtTGCAACACCGGTCCCATTCTGACATCAGGAAGAAGAAGAGATGAACAGTTCAGCATGAGAGGGAACAGGCTGCTCACATCATGAATCTGCCTGGAATATTCAATGAAACAACTGACTGTGCATAGAAAATGGTGCTGAATTAGATCAATATAATACTAGctaagaaaaaaagtattacattgtTCTTCCCTCCATTCTGAGTGATTTGCTTTGTTCATATATCAATGTCAGTAAATCACATTTCACAAATACACCAAAATGCTGGTAATTTTCAAACAATCAATGCTGAATAATACTGATGCAATAAACTTctgaatttttttaagaaaatggacaTGAATCCACACACAGTCACGGGGGTTGTTCTGTACGTGTGAgggttaaatgagaaaagcagtGTGGGGTTCATCACATATGGCAGAAGCACAGCAAGGCATTCAGGCCTTTTTACATCCTTGATCtcacacacaaatgaaatatttagaGGCTGGTTCCAACCACAGCGGCTGTCAAATGTGCTTCCTCCACCGCACGCTGCAAGGATGCCCTGTGTGTACGGCCCACGCTGCCAGCACAAACTTGAAATTAAAACCAGGCAATTTTGGCTGGTGAAGGTTCCCCTCAGGACTGCTGGGAGGAAAGGAGagaaagacacacagagagagagagagaggctgtgcaCAGACAGGAACTGGGACTTGTGCGGTCATCACAGTATTAACAGTCTAAAAAATTGTATTAACACACCAACAGATGGAAGGATAGAACAGTATCAGACAGAATGACAGTTAGAacgagagatagacagacagacagatggatgggcTGATGGATGGACTGATGAACTGATGGATGAAACTGATGGACTGATGGATGGGCTGATGGATGAAACTGATGGACTGATGGGCTAatggggatggatggatggatggactggtGGATGGACTGATGGACTGATAGATGaaactgatggatggatggatggatgggctgatggatggatggactgatggacTGGTGGATGGACTTATGGATGGGCTgatggatggactgatggacTGACGGATGGATGGGCtaatgtggatggatggatggatggatggatggacgggcTGATGGAGGGATGGGCTAAAAGGATGGACTGATGGATgagctgatggatggatggattggctgatggatggactgatagatggacggatgggctgatggatggatgaatagatgggaTGATAGATGGGCTAATGGATGGATGGgctgatgaatggatgaatggacggatggatgggCCAAAAGgatggactgatggatggatgggctgATGGATGAGCTGATGTATGGATGTACTGATGGATGggctgatggatggatgggctgATGGATGGACTGATGAATGAGctgatgtatggatggatggatggatggatgtctGATGGGACGGGTGGATGGACTGATGGGCTAATGGATGGACTGATGGATGGGGTAATAGACTGATGAATGGACTGATGGATGggctgatggatggatggactgatggatggatggactgatggatGGCCTGTTAGATGTGTGACTCTGGTCCTGCAGAGGGCAGCACTGAATGAGCTGCTGGAGAACTGAAGGTTTCTCTGGTTACACTGCTTGGCTCTGCAGTTCCTGGCGGTTCCTGATGTCTCTCTAATCTGACACCACAGTCAGTCTCTAATTACTGCCTCGATACAAACTCAGCACAATCCCATGTGAACTCACATTTCCTCTCATATCCTGAACCTCCGGATGAAAGCGAGCTCTGATTTTTCATACACGAGACTTAACATGTCCCTTAACCTGCcagcatatttaaaaatagaaacacTTCCACTTTAATATTCATCAGAGATGATTATTATTCTCAACTCAAATGTACTATTTCATCGTCACTCCTAAAACAACCTGCCCTCAGAGCATAACAATACTTGCATATCATgcttaagaaaaacaaatgccattttggtaacactttagtttagggattaattctcactattaactagttgaaTGCATGTGACTAGAATAATGGCTGTTGACTAAACAATAGTATCAAATAgtatcaagtcgacgatatcgctggatattaagtgtctccaactaagcaagccagaggtgaaatgggcaaggaaccaaaactccatcagttacagaatggattttttttttttttttaaatatatagtgaGAATTGGCCCCTAAACTGAAGGctgactgtatatattatatatatattatatatattatatatatattggcccctatatatatatatattttttttttttttaaagaaagctttatttttttctcttcttctcctcAATGTTTTACAGCTTGATTCTTATCACCATCAGATATTTATtgattcattattaaaatcaggGGATCTTCAGGATCTTACAGTCCAATTTCcacttttcagcagccatgaattcaataacaatatacagtgtatgtatatatgtatatacagtcgtggccaaaaatattggcacccttggtaaatatgatcaaaaaaggctgtgaaaattaatctgcattgttaatccttttggtcttttatttaaaaaattcacaaaaaaaatctaacctttcattggataataagaatttaaaacggaggggaaatataattatgaaatgaatgtttttctcaaatactcgttggtcacaattattggcacccctataaattcttatgagttaaatatctctgaagtatattcccattcaaattcacaattttgagcactccagcatgattataaacatgaaatcatccagctctggcttcctgtttcacagaaatataacgaggagggaaaacaaagtccaaattcccttaatcattcatcacaatgagaaaaaacaaagaatgtatttctgatgtgcagcaaaagataattgagcttcacaaattggtgaagtggctttaagaaaagagctagagcagtgaaaattcccatttccaccatcagggcaataattaagaatttccaaccaacagaaaatgttacgaaactgcctagaagaggacgtgtgtctataatCGTCATAATGTGCAGTGAGAAGGAGTGTTTGAATAGCTAAAGACTCTctaagggtcacagctggagaattgcagaaaatacttgagtctctggttcagaaaacctttaaaaaaattgtcaaacagaacctacatcaacacatgttgtttgggagggttgcaagaaaattctcctagctcatccaaaaacaaactaaagcatattcagttatcagccataactggaactttaaatgggactggcttctatggtcagatgcaactaaaaaaaaatgagctttttagcagcaaacactcaagatgggtttggtgaacacagagaaaaaaaaagtactccatgtgtacaatgaaatatactgctgtatttttgatgttgtgggcctatatttctgctggagctCTTGTTTAGACatatggcatcatggattctatcaaataccaacagataaaaaatcagtaagtgactgactctgttagaaatcttataatgggccacgtttggatcttccaaccgtaaaATAacccaaacaacacacaaacctcaaaaacaacacagaaatgggtcactgagctcaaaaccaagcttctgctagagccattccagtcctctgacctgaaccctacggaaaatgagaggagtgaactgaacaggagaagctgggaatctaaagggtctggagtgattctggatgaaggagtggtctctgatctcttgtcaggtgttctctaacctcatcaggcattataggagaaaatttagacctgttaaacttgcaaatggaggtttcaataagtattgaataaaagggtgccattaattgtggccaatgtgtattagagaaatacatttatttcataatgatatttcccccattttaaatcttattatccaatgaaaggatacatttttgtgaatttttttaataaaagaccaaaaggattaacaatgcagatgaattttcacagccttttttgatcatatttaccaagggcgccaatacttttggccacgaatatatatatatatatatatatatatatatatataaacaaacataaaatgactTGTATTTAATACACGTGTGGTTTGCAAATCACaaatttgtttcttcagtagatcAGTgcaatttaagttttagtaattttaccgtttttcacatttttgtgttcatattttttgctcaagtacatcaagttaaactaaaagaaaatatatatatatataaaattataaaataatacatgtaattttgtttattttgtttatttaaagttgtaGTTAGTTGTTGTTGTGTATTATGTGGAGCTGAAAATCAGTTTATTCATTAATCTGTGAGAATAATGGGAATGTTGCAGTTCTAAATACTAGTATTTGACATGATCGTACAGATTGTTGACAAATTGATTCAAACAGAATAATGCACAATAATGTACTGATACAAACTTTTACTTCTGCACTTTCTTGACCTGAAATGGACTGTTTTGTGGCCTGTATGGAGACTCGGCGGCTGGTTTGAAGATCTGCATCTTGCGTCCTGGACCGCACAAAGGTTTCAAAGGTGGTCTCATGAAGTCTCTAGAGAAGAGTGTTTAACAAACTCTTCTTGTAATATAAGTATACTTATGTGTTTCAACATTGTGAACTCAGACATCAGTACCAGAAAACTGTCAATTTTCACATTCAAGCAGCCTAAGAAAAAGAGATACAGAGAAGCAAGAAAGTGATACTAAGGCTTTAACAAAGCATCGTGGTCTAGTCACAGAGAATAAAAGGCACAGTAAACTGTCAAAAACAGTTCATGTTGACTATTAATACGGCTGAGCACTCTTCTTGGCTATTGGTCTCAGCACAGCGCTTTGCCATGCCTCATGTTCTGGGCACACTTTCTGCCCAGATTGGCCCCCTCCATCAGCAGGTCGGCCAGCCGGTCCAGACCCAGGCAGACGGTGAAAGGGGCGACGAGGCCGTACAGACCCCCCAGCATAATGCTCAAGGGCCAGCCGAGAAACAGCAGCACCAGCAGCCAGACGATGCCCCAGAAAAACGAGCCGCACGACATCCTCCGCTGCAGGAATACCAAACAGCTTTTTAACATTTCGTTCACACacactactctttttttttttttttttttttcaaagtcagtGCATTCAGTTTACCAAGCAGTGCTGTTCTCCAGGAAGAATTTGGGTTTTTAATTAGGATGCAAACACACTCCTGTCTTCAGAATATTAATACATCACTGCAATAGAGTTTCAGAGCTAATGAGAGCAGTAATTAGGAGAGTGAGATCAGATACATCACtcccttaaaggaacagttcacccagaaaatgacaattttcagaAATGTACACAAACTCATCTACCTCCTCGATGGCAtgagtgtttcttcatcaggtttggagaaatgtagcattgcatcagtgtctcagcaatggatgctctgcagtgaatgggtgccgtcagaatgagagtccaaacagatgataaaaacatcacaataatccacaagtaatccacaccactccagtccatcagttaacatctggagaagacagaagctgaaacaaatccatcaagacgtttttaacttgaaaccattgcttctggctaaaatacgagtccgtaataacacttcctccagtgaaaaagtggtctggtctgagtcaggagagaaatctgcacagatcaagcaccctTTACAAGCccaaacagctctaaacaaatacgtggctggattttgatgtgagagacaacaggtgttttttttttgttttttttttactggaggaagcgttattatggactcatattttgtccagaagcaatggttttaagttaaaaatgtcttaatggacttgtttcttacaaacatgcagcttttgtg is from Cyprinus carpio isolate SPL01 chromosome B17, ASM1834038v1, whole genome shotgun sequence and encodes:
- the LOC109052510 gene encoding gap junction delta-2 protein-like, whose translation is MGEWTILERLLEAAVQQHSTMIGRILLTVVVIFRILIVAIVGETVYDDEQTMFVCNALQPGCIQACYDKAFPISHIRYWVFQIIMVCTPSLCFITYSVHQSAKQKERRYSTATVLLSLDNKEQDSLKREEAKNQKIKNTIMNGVLQNTENSTKEAEPDCLEAKEMDSSGKKPGKSKMRRQEGISRFYIIQVVFRNALEIGFLVGQYFLYGFNVPAVYECDRYPCIKEVECYVSRPTEKTVFLVFMFAVSGFCVVLNLAELNHLGWRKIKTAVRGVRARRKSIYEIRNKDLPRMSMPNFGRTQSSDSAYV